Proteins from a genomic interval of Polaribacter sejongensis:
- a CDS encoding HAD-IIB family hydrolase → MTVKSLKNENKIKLLSFDIDNTLIDFHTYKSNFKKIWEKYHDQNDVLLTYNTGRLIDDVLDLIDKEVLPEPDYIISGVGTHIYNFKKGAVEKEFNDVLDDGWNLESVENIIQKIKHPISDQPTKFQHSYKRSYFFHDASNDLIESIEQDFADADMDVNIVYSGNKFLDVLPKWANKGNALRWLLRRLKFKSDQVLVAGDSGNDSAMFDLKDVSGIVVANAHDELYLYTKHKKVYHTEKEKGDGIIEGLIFYEILPKEALEDTNIDHSDDFFIKKEKENIAQEDTDEKVALIKEGYVKAIEALKKNITPLGFSACSIKDNIPNGTDENYHSVWARDGAITVIGSLSLIDDEEIHTCQRQTLVTLIEHISRNGQIPANVRLKDQEPDYSGVGGICSIDSGIWVVIAFYEYVNVTKDIKFLRKYIGDIKETMRWLGAHDSNNDALLEIPEAGDWTDLFGRSYNILYDEILWYRSNVCFGRMLEMLGNHEDAGEYIRWSQVIKKEIVQNFWPSTKQKLFQSVSFAEKQFTLGDTSYLIAQTTPFDFSWRCDTLGNILAFLHGTIDAEKAHQTFKFMLGVGVNDPFPVANVYPVVSPGDPDWKPYYTVNLLNLPNHYHNGGIWPFVGGFWVKFVNKLGFKDIAIEELHKLALINKEGINEEWEFTEWAHGTTGKPMGKAYQAWSAAQYISACNDLKIIKTKTKK, encoded by the coding sequence ATGACTGTAAAAAGCTTAAAAAATGAAAATAAAATAAAATTATTGTCCTTTGATATTGATAATACTTTAATTGACTTTCATACCTATAAAAGTAACTTTAAAAAAATATGGGAAAAGTATCATGATCAGAACGATGTGCTTTTAACATATAATACCGGTAGATTAATAGATGACGTCTTAGATTTAATAGATAAAGAGGTGCTTCCAGAGCCCGATTATATTATTTCTGGAGTAGGTACACATATTTATAATTTTAAAAAAGGTGCTGTCGAAAAAGAATTTAATGATGTTTTAGATGACGGTTGGAATTTGGAATCTGTAGAAAATATCATTCAAAAAATCAAACACCCTATTAGTGATCAACCAACAAAATTTCAACATTCTTATAAAAGAAGTTATTTCTTTCATGATGCGAGTAACGATCTTATTGAAAGTATAGAGCAAGATTTTGCAGATGCAGATATGGATGTGAATATTGTGTATTCTGGCAATAAGTTTTTAGATGTTTTGCCTAAATGGGCAAACAAAGGAAATGCTTTGCGTTGGCTGTTAAGAAGATTAAAATTTAAATCTGATCAGGTTTTAGTTGCTGGAGATAGTGGGAATGATTCCGCAATGTTCGATTTAAAAGATGTGTCTGGAATAGTGGTTGCAAATGCACATGATGAATTGTATCTGTATACAAAACATAAAAAAGTTTATCATACAGAAAAAGAAAAAGGAGATGGTATTATAGAAGGGTTAATTTTCTATGAAATATTACCAAAAGAGGCGCTTGAAGATACAAATATTGATCACTCTGATGATTTTTTTATCAAAAAGGAGAAAGAAAATATTGCGCAAGAAGATACCGATGAAAAAGTTGCTTTAATTAAAGAAGGATATGTAAAAGCAATTGAAGCTTTAAAGAAAAATATTACACCACTTGGCTTTTCAGCATGTTCTATAAAGGATAATATTCCAAATGGTACAGATGAAAATTATCATAGTGTTTGGGCTAGAGATGGTGCAATTACAGTAATTGGTTCGTTGTCTTTAATTGATGATGAAGAAATTCATACTTGCCAAAGACAAACATTGGTTACTTTGATAGAGCATATTTCTAGAAACGGACAAATACCTGCAAATGTTCGGTTAAAAGACCAAGAGCCAGATTATTCTGGAGTGGGTGGAATTTGTTCTATTGATAGTGGAATTTGGGTAGTAATTGCTTTTTACGAATATGTAAATGTTACGAAAGATATTAAGTTTTTAAGAAAATATATTGGAGATATAAAAGAAACTATGCGATGGTTAGGGGCGCATGATAGTAATAATGATGCACTTTTAGAAATTCCGGAAGCAGGAGATTGGACAGATTTATTTGGTAGAAGTTATAACATTTTATACGATGAAATTCTATGGTATAGATCTAATGTTTGTTTCGGACGAATGTTAGAAATGTTAGGAAATCATGAAGATGCAGGAGAGTATATTAGATGGTCTCAGGTAATTAAAAAAGAGATTGTACAAAACTTTTGGCCTTCTACAAAGCAAAAATTATTTCAATCTGTTTCATTTGCAGAAAAACAATTTACTTTAGGAGATACTTCTTATTTAATAGCACAAACAACACCTTTCGATTTTAGCTGGCGTTGCGATACCCTTGGAAATATTTTAGCCTTTTTACACGGAACCATAGATGCTGAAAAAGCGCATCAAACTTTTAAGTTTATGTTGGGGGTTGGAGTTAATGATCCTTTTCCGGTAGCAAATGTATACCCAGTAGTAAGTCCTGGAGATCCAGATTGGAAACCTTATTACACAGTAAATCTTTTGAATTTACCCAACCATTATCATAACGGAGGTATTTGGCCTTTTGTTGGTGGATTCTGGGTGAAATTCGTCAATAAGTTAGGGTTTAAAGACATCGCAATAGAAGAATTACACAAACTAGCTTTAATCAATAAAGAAGGAATTAATGAAGAGTGGGAGTTTACAGAGTGGGCACATGGAACTACAGGGAAACCAATGGGAAAGGCCTATCAAGCTTGGTCCGCAGCGCAGTATATATCAGCTTGTAACGATTTAAAAATAATTAAAACTAAAACTAAAAAATAG